Proteins from one Thermobifida alba genomic window:
- a CDS encoding ubiquinol-cytochrome c reductase iron-sulfur subunit, producing MTDNTNHNDAVSGADKSRDRVIGTPSTSDGAALTAAEDAPHRRHEGPYPAEETHVRPEEVQRRGERMASLWFLVAFLAGVGFFVSYFMFPVDNDGTPSIADPDTAQWANMLLGGTLALALFGIGAGMTVWARRVLPHYEVSSPYDELPSSEEEKSSFSEFFMRGADESGFTKRPLMRRTLLLAMVPLGLAPVVLLRDMGPLPGDQLKRTIWRDGLHLVVEGTNRRIRAEDLVPGSMISVLPEVEDPEEGLSMNDQAETVTILIRMDPKDFGPGMSEQQLEWTHDGIVAYSKVCTHVGCPAALYEQTTHRILCPCHQSTFDAANGAEVVFGPAHRPLPQLPIRVDEEGYLVAAGDFSAPVGPTFWDAGVED from the coding sequence ATGACTGACAACACCAACCACAACGACGCCGTGTCCGGCGCCGACAAGTCCCGGGACCGGGTCATCGGCACCCCGTCGACCTCCGACGGGGCCGCGCTGACCGCTGCCGAGGACGCCCCGCACCGCCGGCACGAGGGACCGTACCCGGCTGAGGAGACCCACGTCCGCCCCGAGGAGGTGCAGCGCCGAGGAGAGCGGATGGCCTCGCTGTGGTTCCTCGTCGCGTTCCTGGCGGGCGTCGGCTTCTTCGTCAGCTACTTCATGTTCCCCGTCGACAACGACGGAACGCCCTCCATCGCCGACCCGGACACCGCCCAGTGGGCGAACATGCTGCTCGGCGGCACGCTCGCGCTGGCGCTGTTCGGCATCGGCGCGGGCATGACCGTGTGGGCGCGCCGGGTCCTGCCGCACTACGAGGTCTCCTCCCCCTACGACGAGCTGCCCTCGTCGGAGGAGGAGAAGAGCTCCTTCAGCGAGTTCTTCATGCGTGGCGCCGACGAGAGCGGCTTCACCAAGCGCCCGCTGATGCGGCGCACCCTGCTGCTGGCCATGGTCCCGCTGGGCCTGGCCCCGGTCGTGCTGCTGCGCGACATGGGCCCGCTGCCCGGCGACCAGCTCAAGCGCACGATCTGGCGGGACGGCCTGCACCTGGTCGTCGAGGGCACCAACCGGCGCATCCGGGCCGAGGACCTCGTCCCGGGCAGCATGATCTCCGTGCTTCCCGAGGTCGAGGACCCCGAAGAGGGCCTGAGCATGAACGACCAGGCCGAGACGGTCACCATCCTGATTAGGATGGACCCGAAGGACTTCGGTCCTGGCATGTCCGAACAGCAGCTTGAGTGGACGCACGACGGCATCGTCGCCTACTCCAAGGTCTGCACCCACGTGGGGTGCCCGGCGGCTCTGTACGAGCAGACCACGCACAGGATCCTGTGCCCGTGCCACCAGTCCACCTTCGACGCCGCCAACGGCGCCGAGGTGGTCTTCGGCCCGGCGCACCGGCCTCTGCCGCAGCTGCCCATCAGGGTCGACGAGGAGGGCTACCTCGTCGCGGCCGGAGATTTCTCCGCCCCGGTCGGCCCCACCTTCTGGGACGCTGGAGTTGAGGACTGA
- a CDS encoding c-type cytochrome → MKWITARRRHPLAGYVVVVIALAFLGVGYALVAPTPDQAVADTVSVEPEQGEVDIANGKQIYTQSCMSCHGEDGTGRTQEETGSAVAWGPSLEGVGAAAVDFYVSTGRMPSMDPNVQMPRRPQVYSDQEIADLAAYVESAFGGGPGIPYNVPADAPQRNEFDSEADYEAALAEYEKDYAAYVGSGDTEAGMNLYLTNCAHCHSWSGAGGALTDGRWAPELTQSSPRDIYEAMIVGPGAMPVFNDDTVSPEDKQALISFVKNLQAEPNAGGPFSLDRVGQVAEGFIGWTIGLSLIVACAIWITAKQRAHD, encoded by the coding sequence GTGAAATGGATTACCGCGCGGCGACGGCATCCCCTGGCGGGGTATGTCGTCGTCGTCATCGCGCTGGCCTTTCTCGGGGTGGGCTACGCCCTCGTCGCTCCCACCCCTGACCAAGCAGTGGCCGACACCGTGAGTGTCGAGCCGGAGCAGGGCGAGGTCGACATCGCCAACGGCAAGCAGATCTACACGCAGAGCTGCATGAGCTGCCACGGCGAGGACGGCACCGGCCGCACCCAGGAGGAGACCGGCAGCGCCGTCGCCTGGGGACCGAGCCTGGAGGGCGTCGGCGCCGCTGCCGTGGACTTCTACGTCAGCACCGGCCGTATGCCGTCCATGGACCCCAACGTGCAGATGCCCCGCAGGCCGCAGGTCTACTCCGACCAGGAGATCGCCGACCTCGCGGCCTACGTGGAGAGCGCGTTCGGCGGCGGCCCGGGCATCCCGTACAACGTCCCCGCCGACGCCCCGCAGCGCAACGAGTTCGACTCCGAGGCCGACTACGAGGCGGCGCTGGCCGAGTACGAGAAGGACTACGCGGCCTACGTCGGCAGCGGGGACACCGAGGCCGGCATGAACCTGTACCTGACCAACTGCGCGCACTGCCACAGCTGGTCGGGTGCCGGCGGTGCCCTCACCGACGGACGCTGGGCTCCGGAGCTCACCCAGTCCTCTCCGCGGGACATCTACGAGGCCATGATCGTCGGCCCCGGCGCCATGCCGGTGTTCAACGACGACACCGTCAGCCCGGAGGACAAGCAGGCACTGATCTCGTTCGTCAAGAATCTGCAGGCCGAGCCGAACGCCGGCGGCCCCTTCTCCCTCGACCGGGTCGGCCAGGTCGCCGAGGGGTTCATCGGCTGGACCATCGGCCTCAGCCTGATCGTGGCGTGCGCGATCTGGATCACCGCGAAGCAGCGAGCCCATGACTGA
- a CDS encoding cytochrome c oxidase subunit 3 produces the protein MSVGTIVWLANELMFFAALFAMYFTIRSVTKGNPDLGPWPDVHLNVALSTTITVILVASSFTSQIGVHAAERGDVKKLRKWFIISFVLGAIFIAGQSYEYYELIVHEGLTIQSSGYGSMFFLTTGFHGLHVIGGLIAFLLVLGRTYAAKRFTHQQATSAIVVSYYWHFVDVVWVGLYASIYLLQ, from the coding sequence GTGAGCGTTGGCACCATCGTGTGGCTCGCCAACGAACTCATGTTCTTTGCGGCGCTGTTCGCGATGTACTTCACCATCCGATCAGTGACCAAGGGCAACCCCGACCTGGGACCGTGGCCGGACGTGCACCTCAACGTCGCGCTGTCCACAACCATCACGGTCATCCTGGTGGCTTCGAGCTTCACTTCGCAGATCGGCGTCCATGCCGCGGAACGCGGTGACGTCAAGAAGCTCCGCAAGTGGTTCATCATCTCGTTCGTCCTGGGCGCGATCTTCATCGCGGGCCAGAGCTACGAGTACTACGAGCTCATCGTGCACGAGGGGCTGACGATCCAGTCCAGCGGCTACGGCTCGATGTTCTTCCTGACCACGGGGTTCCACGGTCTCCACGTCATCGGTGGTCTCATTGCGTTCCTGCTCGTGCTGGGACGCACGTACGCCGCGAAGCGCTTCACCCACCAGCAGGCGACCAGTGCGATCGTCGTGTCCTACTACTGGCACTTCGTCGACGTCGTCTGGGTCGGTCTGTACGCATCCATCTACCTACTCCAGTGA